A genomic region of Fodinisporobacter ferrooxydans contains the following coding sequences:
- a CDS encoding carbohydrate ABC transporter permease: protein MGPSSDVTVVYQPEPLISITKSIRKKKRNAMQMVRFGVMALIGLLMIVPLLWMIITALLPLQEVFSYPPHLLPRHPQWMNWIKAWNYRPMGHYLFNSILVSGLIVCGQVITASLAAYALARIRFAGHKLAFWLIMLTLMVPTQVTFIPLFLTMKQLNWIDSYLGLIVPFIGSAFATFWLYQAFQQVPRTIMEAAEVDGASHFWIVFRIVLPLSKPSIISLMILNFVWHYNDFFWPLVVTQSDTMRTVPLGLSFMLANDGSGTPWNLVSAANIIAILPSLLLFIFGQKYFVSSAASSGVKG from the coding sequence ATGGGTCCATCATCAGATGTAACAGTTGTTTATCAGCCGGAGCCATTGATCTCCATTACGAAATCCATCCGGAAGAAAAAGCGCAATGCGATGCAAATGGTTCGTTTTGGTGTGATGGCGCTCATCGGATTGCTGATGATTGTTCCTTTGTTGTGGATGATCATCACTGCTTTGCTGCCGCTGCAAGAGGTGTTCAGTTATCCTCCGCATTTGCTGCCGCGGCATCCCCAGTGGATGAATTGGATCAAAGCCTGGAATTACCGGCCTATGGGTCATTACTTATTTAATTCGATTCTGGTCTCCGGGCTGATCGTCTGCGGGCAAGTGATCACAGCAAGTCTGGCGGCATATGCGTTGGCAAGGATTCGGTTTGCCGGCCATAAACTGGCATTTTGGTTAATTATGCTGACACTGATGGTTCCTACGCAAGTAACGTTCATTCCGCTGTTTTTAACGATGAAACAGTTGAACTGGATTGATTCCTATTTGGGCTTGATTGTGCCTTTTATCGGATCGGCATTTGCGACATTCTGGTTGTATCAGGCGTTTCAACAGGTTCCAAGGACGATTATGGAAGCGGCAGAGGTCGATGGCGCCAGTCATTTTTGGATCGTCTTCCGGATTGTTCTGCCTCTTTCAAAGCCCAGCATCATTTCATTGATGATCCTGAATTTTGTCTGGCATTATAATGACTTTTTCTGGCCGCTGGTTGTCACGCAAAGTGATACGATGCGTACCGTTCCTTTAGGATTGTCTTTCATGTTGGCCAATGACGGCAGCGGCACACCGTGGAATCTGGTATCGGCCGCCAATATCATAGCAATTTTGCCGTCCTTATTGTTGTTCATCTTTGGTCAAAAATATTTTGTCAGCAGTGCAGCGAGCAGTGGCGTCAAAGGATAA
- a CDS encoding carbohydrate ABC transporter permease has product MNGAQGIRVSSMSYRLQKNLLGWLFVLPTFGFLSVFVIASICYVLYLSFFQWNLISPHPTFVGLKNYIDMVKDRDFQKAVIRTFFYMLGTTGITLPLALIFALLLNKPVRGIALLRGMIFVPYVIPAVSAAIAWGWLLEPHFGLVNYVLHLFGFSGYTWLSHPKSALISLIFIYVWQFSGYFTMLFLSGLQSIPESLYEAVKVDGGSWWAQFRHVTCPMLSPTLFFTVTMSIIFSVQSFDQIFVLTNGGPADSTTTIVFYLFKQGFQFFHIGNAAAISILMLMFLFLVTYLQFRGSEKWVHHQM; this is encoded by the coding sequence TTGAATGGAGCCCAAGGAATACGAGTGTCGTCAATGTCCTATCGCTTGCAGAAAAATCTGCTTGGATGGCTGTTTGTTCTGCCGACTTTCGGATTTTTGAGTGTATTTGTCATCGCATCGATCTGTTATGTATTGTACTTGAGTTTCTTTCAGTGGAACTTGATCAGCCCGCATCCGACGTTTGTCGGTCTTAAAAATTACATCGATATGGTAAAGGATCGCGATTTTCAAAAAGCAGTCATTCGGACATTCTTTTATATGCTTGGGACGACAGGCATCACACTGCCGCTCGCATTAATTTTTGCATTGTTGTTAAACAAGCCGGTTCGCGGGATTGCCCTTTTGCGCGGCATGATTTTTGTACCGTATGTGATACCGGCAGTATCTGCGGCCATTGCCTGGGGATGGTTATTGGAACCGCACTTTGGATTGGTGAATTATGTTTTGCACCTATTCGGGTTTTCCGGGTATACGTGGCTAAGTCATCCCAAATCTGCATTGATAAGTCTGATATTTATTTATGTATGGCAGTTTAGCGGCTATTTTACCATGTTATTTTTAAGCGGACTGCAAAGTATACCAGAGTCTTTATATGAAGCTGTCAAAGTTGACGGCGGGTCTTGGTGGGCGCAATTTCGCCATGTCACATGTCCGATGCTGTCACCAACCCTGTTTTTCACAGTTACCATGTCGATAATTTTTTCCGTACAGTCCTTTGACCAGATTTTTGTCTTGACGAACGGCGGTCCGGCAGACAGTACCACGACGATTGTCTTCTATCTTTTCAAACAAGGATTTCAGTTTTTCCATATTGGAAACGCCGCTGCGATTTCCATTCTCATGTTGATGTTTTTATTCCTGGTTACGTATTTACAATTCAGGGGGTCGGAAAAATGGGTCCATCATCAGATGTAA
- a CDS encoding DMT family transporter has translation MGWLLLLIAILFEVSGTIAMKLSNGFTRIIPAFYMFGCYILSFTILTFALKRLEVGVAYAVWSGIGTALIGTIGMVVFHESVNPLKIISILVIILGVVCLNISSTMH, from the coding sequence ATGGGGTGGTTGCTGTTGCTGATCGCAATTCTCTTTGAAGTATCCGGAACCATAGCAATGAAACTATCAAATGGCTTTACAAGAATCATCCCTGCATTCTATATGTTTGGATGTTATATACTCAGCTTTACTATTTTAACATTTGCTTTAAAGCGACTGGAAGTAGGCGTCGCCTATGCAGTCTGGTCGGGAATCGGAACTGCGCTCATCGGGACTATCGGTATGGTTGTGTTTCATGAGTCGGTCAATCCTCTGAAAATCATAAGCATTCTCGTCATTATATTGGGAGTTGTCTGTCTGAATATCAGCAGTACGATGCATTAA
- a CDS encoding GbsR/MarR family transcriptional regulator, which translates to MEQKERLTEYRNQVIEAIAQTMDLYGATTSSGRLYGILFFEDHPLTLDEMKERMGMSKSSMSYAVRALEKSKMVERISADHSRKDQFQAESNFFDAFRNFFIDKLQFEIDVMTTAIQDVIPKLKEMILDWELDEDIRRLALQDLKKLHHAEEYYDWLQQFVEQLQSGEVFHYFKEKPKIRTGKQNQMP; encoded by the coding sequence ATGGAACAGAAAGAAAGACTGACGGAATATCGCAACCAAGTGATCGAGGCCATTGCCCAAACGATGGATTTGTATGGGGCAACCACATCCAGCGGCAGATTATACGGCATCCTCTTCTTTGAAGATCATCCTCTCACTTTAGACGAAATGAAAGAACGTATGGGAATGAGCAAAAGCAGTATGAGCTATGCGGTACGCGCATTGGAAAAATCAAAAATGGTAGAACGGATTTCCGCCGATCATTCCAGGAAAGATCAATTTCAGGCGGAAAGCAATTTTTTCGACGCATTCCGCAACTTTTTCATCGACAAATTACAATTTGAAATCGATGTTATGACAACAGCCATACAAGATGTAATTCCAAAACTGAAAGAAATGATTCTCGATTGGGAATTGGATGAGGATATCCGCCGATTGGCACTGCAGGATTTAAAAAAACTGCATCATGCGGAAGAATATTACGATTGGCTGCAGCAATTTGTCGAGCAACTGCAATCAGGGGAAGTATTTCACTACTTTAAAGAGAAACCAAAAATCCGTACAGGCAAACAAAATCAGATGCCCTAA